AACCCCCGATACCGATGATATAAGGTTTGCCGTAATAAATCcagaaaatgttgacaaatCCACAAACATATATTCGATTGGCAGTAAGGAAATGAGTTCATGATCCACAAGAAAAGCTTTGGTTGGATAAGCGAGAAAAATGGTAATTGATGCCATAACAACAATGGTGGTCCACATGTAGAATCGAGAATTGTATAGCAAACGGTCACGAATTTTAGCTGCTCGACCGCCACTCTTATTCGCTTTACATACCCTAATCGAGAATTGATCAGTGCTCTTGCTGATTGAAAACTTTTGAGGAATACCACAATTTTTAACACCAtctaaaattggaaaaagagTGGTTACAACCGACTATGTTCCGTgctaccaacgcacttcaagcaaaaatgcttctaatgacagctgccaaatagagtactactttgtatgaaaatttgttcaaaaattttttacagtgccaaaaatCGTTCgtacactgtcaagtttcagtactctttttagagtaccactcatgtttgaagtgcgttggtactACCCAAAACATATACTCACCGAAATCGTGATGCCGTAGCATGCCAACGTCTCCAAAAGCCTATAGTAGTTCTTATTTACGACGTGCAGATATTGTGTGTATGTTAGTTGAGAGACAATCACAAAAATGAGAAACAAACTGACACAAAACAGAAACCCAGGCTTCCAATCGAATTCAATATCAACGCCCAATATATCACCAAAAtaacgaaacattttcaaatccCGTTCAACGATCAAGTAATTTTCCATGTCTTCATCAGATTCCTGTTCAGAAGTTACTCTCAATTGGTCCGACTGATGAATTTGTTCGAGCCTAGTCCCACTAATTCCGAATCCGGAATCCATCGTTACCTTGGCCTTAGCAATTCTACGTTTTaactttgttcattttattggaTTCGTAATTTGAACCTTAGTGAATTCGGCTGAGTTTTTCATTCCTGTATCTAGAGGGACGTTCAGCGGTGAACCATTAATGTACTCCCCAAACCCGTCGTCCGAAACCTTCTTCGTCATCTTTTATCcagataaatttttaatcagaTCGTTGCAGCCATATAGTCTAACTGTCTATTTACCTTAGAAGTCATATTATCGACCGTCTCCAAAGCTATATGTATGTCTTACCTTTAAGGAATACTACAAAACagtaatcaataaaaaaaagttgtgtgaAAGGAGCGGCAGTTACTGTTCCaaagtaaattgtaaattataaTTGCTGTAATTTTTACATTATGAATTATTAACTCAATTTCACTTAATTATTGACACACCATAAATATTGCGCATCATCAACACGTGGTATGTTTGGGAATAAgccttactagttcatttctCTTCTAGATATACTCAGAGTGAAGAGTATAATCATGCTTGAAGGGCGTTGGCGACTGGTGAAGTTTGTATGAATATGAATACTCTACGTCGATCTGATATATTTCAGTATGGGCAAATACAAAAAGTTAGAAGAATAAGAAATTTAGAACAATGGATTTGAATGGATACGAAAATGATCTTTTATTCTTGTCCAAAGGAATAGAATTCTACTTTTGCTTCCGCAGTTAACTTTGggaaggtcacgcagatacagattaCAGATACACCACAGTTAAACGATATAATGGCGGAATTGATACAAAAAATCACCAGCTCGTGATGATTCTCGTCATAGTCTTGGTGGggtgaattttcttaaaacagGGGCAACACAACAGCAGACCCAAGAGAATTTTAAGTTGCTAAGCGTCGAGAAATAAACGGAAATTTCTCCCCAATTTTCATTATCAGAGCTAGGGATTGCTACCGAAAAGTCTTTGAAAACTCGACTTTTAGCACCATCATAGAAAAaccagaaattcaaaaatcagagtatttttgaaacatATTAGTCAATACAAAATATGTTACGAACCAATGCATTGTGCATTGGACGAACACctaaattttactttgaagaaaatttgtgttgACGGTCCTGCTGAGGGGATTCCTGGCTGTGCCTTAAAAAAACTAATACATGTTGTAATACAACACCATAATATTTAGTGCAACATTTAGCATCGCATTTATGACTCCACTTGTGCTTGTTATCAACCATAAGACAATTGGATAGCAAAGACGAAACaggaacagattttttttcgtgtgctCATATTTTGTCGTTAAAGGCTTAACTTAACCTTTTTTTACAGTAGATTGTCTTCACTGCGTACTattattgtcaaaatttactttcacTGTATCCCGTTGAACTCAAAATTGAAGCAAAGAATCCATCTTTATCATCTgacttttaaaattgaaattgacatACTGTTCAAACCTTATTGGTTTTGACTAAATTTTCCGAGTTTGAAGGAACGTTCAATGATGAACCATTCAATTGGTGGATGTGCTCCCCAAAATCGTCGTTTGAAGTAACCCTTATCCAGATAAATTTTTATGCGGATAGTCGCAGTAATAGTCTAATTGTATATTTACCTTTATCATATAATCGATTGtctcaacgcacttcaagcaaaagtgcttcgagtgacagctgtcaaatagagtactattttctatgaaaaatgtttccagatctttttacagtgttaaaatttgtttgaaacactgtcccgtttcagtactctatttagagtaccactcatgcttgaagtgcgttgattgtCTGCAAGACAATAAGATAATATGTCTTATCTCTACGGAATAACATGAAACAGTAATCAATAGAAAAAGTATTTATGCGAATGGAACGGGAGTTGTTCTTCCAtagtaaattgtaaattaataATCATGGACATATTTTTACATTACGAATTATTAACTCAATTTCACTGAATTAATGACACACCATAAATATTGCGCATCGCATATTGTAGCCATTGCTTccaatcaaaaaattgattttattgtgcGGTGAATTGTATACGAGTATGAATAGAATACTCTCCTCCcttgaatttaaatatttcagtatgaagaaacggaaaataaaaataaaagaaatttgaaggTCCCTGCTATAGGTTTGGTTGGCTAATCTTCCAGCAAAGGACGCTTTCTTTCAGAAAGTTTCTTGTTTTGTCTACTGAAGTATGAATTCTGTAAGCTATAAAGGTAATGAGACGTAATGCTACGGCACGTTTCGAGCCAGCTCCGTCTGTGACTGAATGTATTGCTGTTGGTTTAAATATGAAATGGGTAATCTGTAAATAAATCTTACAAACCTTTGCTTTCTTGGAGATTCAATGTTGACCGTgaagtttatttatttcaacgaACGAAAGGGAAACAAATCCTTACACAAATGTTCGGACAGCTTTGCTTGGAGTCGAATGTCGGCCTTCTTAGATAACACATAAGATCATAAACTTACGATGAGAAATACGTGAgtacaagaatttaaaattaaaagttgaaaGAGACTGCAAAGCGTTTCGCTTGGTCTGTAATATCTAAATTACTTAATCTTTGTATTGCTTTGATTTACTGCGTACAGAGTACTCGGTGGTTACATACCTATTCACATCATTGCACTACAATCTAAACATCAATAAATCTAACCGACCTAAGTATTACAATTGAAGTTTCTCAATAGAATCATGTCAACTTCTTATTGATGTTCATCACTGTGCTGACTTTCTGTCATCTTAGACTCAGCCGGTTCAACGGACTCTACTGATGTCATTCATTCGCTGTAGTAAAactatggcaaaataaaataaagtgaGTTGAGGGCCTATCCTTCGCGGTGCGATGGCGGGGCTGTTGGCGGTCACTGATCAACAACCGAATGAAGGTCACAACCGTTTATTTAATTCACTTTCAAGGCTATCATCAAGAATAATTGCATCCGGTACTTTGAAGAGCAGGACACCGATGTCAGCGAAACCAGAAGCAGAGGCGACCAATACGGAATAATCCAAATACAATACAGAGTCCTAAACAACTTCAAGCAATATATTGAAATAAGTGTAGATGCTCTTAACAACCTGAAAACGTTTAGGAAAAATGTATTCGACAATCAGCGAGcttatgaatatttttcaattacattcGTTCCACTCAATACGCTTAGTGGTGCCAACGGACCTATCCGCAATTCTCTGGCGTTTGTAGAAGCCATCCATAAGgtcaaaaatactttttgcgAGTACACGTCATATGAATACCAATTTGACTTTTGTAGAGCACTTATAATTCGTTCATTCTGTTCAAAAGTCTTCGTCAGTGGCAATTGATGCTTCAATGGAGTTGGAACTTACTTCAGATGATATCTTCGTTCCCATTAGACAATAGAACATCATTTCCAAAAACATACCATATGCAATGGCGTAACCACTTTTCCAATCACTCTTGTATGGTAGTTATCAGGATGGTAGGATGTGCATTGAACGATTATTTTAATGACAGTTATAGTTTAAAAAAGAACTTACGacaacaatttgaaacaaacaaatgatTTGGCCTAAATACGAAGCAATGAAATAATGGTAAATGTAACCATCCAGGACTCTCTTCACTTCTACCACATATCTGAAAgagattttttataaaattcatttttttcatttaatttttgctaAAGTTTGATTTACGCATCCATGTCTTGCTGTATCCGACAAAAGTTTCTCAGGAATGAATGTCGATAGGTGAAAGTTGCACCTGATACTCGGTTACATACCTCATCTAAAGACTTCACATCTTCTTCAAACATATCAACGAATATGGAGTAGTTCAGAATTAATGAGACAATTATTTGGATAGCGTACGCGGTAGCAACGTTGGCAAAAACTCCTAATAGCGACGATATTAGGTTTGCCGTAATAAATCCATACAATGTTGACAAgtccacaaaaatatattcgatTGGCAGTAAGGAAATGAGTTCATGATCAACAAGAAAAGCTTTGGTTGGATAAGCGAGAAAAATGGTAATTGATGCCATAACAACAATGGTGGTCCACATGTAGAATCGAGAATTGTATAGCAAACGGTCTCGGATTTTAGCGGCTCGATAGCCCCTTCCATTCGCTTTACACACCCTAATTGTAGAATTGATCAGTGCTTTCATTGCTTTGTAACTTTTGAGGaataacacaatttttatcaccatctaaaattgaaaagagagTGGTAGCTGACTATGTTCCGTTACCCAAAACGTAATGCTCACCGATATCGTGATGCCGTAGCATGCCAACGTCTCCAAAAGCCTATAGTAGTTCTTATTTACGACGTGCAGATATTGTGTGTATGTAAGTTGAGAGACAATCACAAAAATGAGAAACAAACTGACACAAAACAGAAACCCAGGCTTCCAATCGAATTCCATATCAACGCCCAATATATCaccaaaaaaaccaaaaattttcaaatcccGTTCAAAGATCAAGTAATTTTCCATGTCTTCATCAGATTCCTGCTCAGAAGTTACTCTCAATTGGTCCGACTGATGAATTTGTTCGAGCCTAGTCCCACTAATTCCGAATCCGGAATCCGTCGTTACCTTGGTCTTAGCAATTCTACGTTTTaactttgttcattttattggaTTCGTAATTCGAACCTTAGTGAATTTGGCTGGGTTTCTCGTTCCTGTATCTAGAGGGACGTTCAACGGTGAACCATTCAACTGGTGGGTGTACTCCTCAAACTCATCTTCCGTAGACTTCTTCGTCGCCTGTTTAtccgaaaaaatgttttaatcaGATTGTTGTTCCTCATTACCCGTCTAAGTCAGTCTAACTGTCTATTTATACCTTTGAAGTCATGTTAGCAACTGAATAATATCCTCTCTCTGAGGTGTACTACGAGGTAATAGCCAACAGAAAGGATATTCGAATATAGCTGGAggtatttttttatagaaaattgaaaattaatcatCACTGACGCAATTTTTACATTACGaattattaacaaaatttcactaaattattaacaatattattatgCGCATAACACTATTTAGaattataaaattgattttattgtgcGATGAATTTTCGATGAGTAGACTATGTACTCCTAGTGTAGTATCTACATTGTGACGACTAGGTGCTGATCATTTTcctataaaaattaaaatcattctTACGGGTTTTTGATAGCATCCGTTAGGCAAAAAACAGGCACCCAGGCTTCCAATCGAATTCCATATCACCGACCAATACAGCACCAAAATAacggaaaattttcgaattccgTAATCAGGTAATTTTTAATGTCATCAGATTCCGGATCACAAGTCCTACTCGTTCCACATCCGGAATCCGCCTTGATCTTggcaatttcacatttttgtctTAAAGCTGCGATCGCACTTACTCCGTTTAGTTCTCCGTTCACTTTTAAACAATGAGAAATGGGAGGAGCTTCCATTATTCG
This DNA window, taken from Bradysia coprophila strain Holo2 unplaced genomic scaffold, BU_Bcop_v1 contig_151, whole genome shotgun sequence, encodes the following:
- the LOC119074960 gene encoding odorant receptor 67d-like isoform X1 gives rise to the protein MTSKATKKSTEDEFEEYTHQLNGSPLNVPLDTGTRNPAKFTKTKVTTDSGFGISGTRLEQIHQSDQLRVTSEQESDEDMENYLIFERDLKIFGFFGDILGVDMEFDWKPGFLFCVSLFLIFVIVSQLTYTQYLHVVNKNYYRLLETLACYGITISMVIKIVLFLKSYKAMKALINSTIRVCKANGRGYRAAKIRDRLLYNSRFYMWTTIVVMASITIFLAYPTKAFLVDHELISLLPIEYIFVDLSTLYGFITANLISSLLGVFANVATAYAIQIIVSLILNYSIFVDMFEEDVKSLDEVCNRVSGATFTYRHSFLRNFCRIQQDMDAYVVEVKRVLDGYIYHYFIASYLGQIICLFQIVVSDWKSGYAIAYGMFLEMMFYCLMGTKISSETFEQNERIISALQKSNWYSYDVYSQKVFLTLWMASTNARELRIGPLAPLSVLSGTNVVKSIYTYFNILLEVV
- the LOC119074960 gene encoding odorant receptor 67d-like isoform X2 — protein: MTSKATKKSTEDEFEEYTHQLNGSPLNVPLDTGTRNPAKFTKTKVTTDSGFGISGTRLEQIHQSDQLRVTSEQESDEDMENYLIFERDLKIFGFFGDILGVDMEFDWKPGFLFCVSLFLIFVIVSQLTYTQYLHVVNKNYYRLLETLACYGITISMVIKIVLFLKSYKAMKALINSTIRVCKANGRGYRAAKIRDRLLYNSRFYMWTTIVVMASITIFLAYPTKAFLVDHELISLLPIEYIFVDLSTLYGFITANLISSLLGVFANVATAYAIQIIVSLILNYSIFVDMFEEDVKSLDEVCNRVSGATFTYRHSFLRNFCRIQQDMDAYVVEVKRVLDGYIYHYFIASYLGQIICLFQIVVSDWKSGYAIAYGMFLEMMFYCLMGTKISSENERIISALQKSNWYSYDVYSQKVFLTLWMASTNARELRIGPLAPLSVLSGTNVVKSIYTYFNILLEVV